From Channa argus isolate prfri chromosome 18, Channa argus male v1.0, whole genome shotgun sequence, the proteins below share one genomic window:
- the thap1 gene encoding THAP domain-containing protein 1 — MVQTCSAYGCKNRYHKDKDISFHKFPLARPDVCGKWVAAMRRNNFKPTKYSNICSQHFTKDCFKRECNNRVLKENAVPSLFRLNLNIKAESAEDSFPSQIHFPLSLPLVSDPAVEDGEESEPGSVLPDTCCDTAAVSCDHNYTAEDSAQQKKRIEQLEEQLERLRKKLKTMQQKCRRQQRQLKKLKAAGEEPRTGREPAVAFGEGYVILPKQIYHTLKGIK; from the exons ATGGTTCAGACGTGCTCAGCGTACGGATGCAAGAACCGCtaccacaaagacaaagacatttcCTTCCACAA GTTTCCTCTGGCACGTCCAGATGTTTGTGGGAAATGGGTGGCAGCCATGAGACGGAACAATTTCAAGCCCACAAAGTACAGCAACATCTGCTCACAGCACTTCACCAAGGACTGTTTCAAGAGAGAGTGCAACAATCGAGTGCTAAAGGAAAACGCTGTGCCATCCCTTTTCAGACTTAACCTCAATATAAAG GCGGAATCCGCAGAAGATTCTTTCCCCTCACAGAtccactttcctctctctcttccccttgTCTCTGATCCAGCGGTGGAGGATGGTGAGGAGTCTGAGCCTGGGAGTGTCTTGCCTGACACCTGCTGTGACACTGCGGCCGTCTCCTGCGACCACAACTACACAGCAGAGGACTCTGCGCAGCAGAAGAAGCGCATTGAGcagctggaggagcagctggagCGTCTTAGGAAGAAGCTGAAGACGATGCAGCAGAAGTGTCGACGACAGCAGAGGCAGCTCAAGAAGCTGAAGGCTGCCGGTGAGGAGCCCAGGACTGGGCGTGAGCCAGCTGTTGCGTTTGGCGAAGGATATGTAATTTTACCCAAACAGATCTACCACACACTCAAGGGCATTAAGTGA